In Pseudomonas sp. p1(2021b), the genomic window GCGCCTGCATGACGAACAGTCCAAGCAACTGGCCGAGTCCCAGAGCAGCAGCCACATGAAGGACGAGTTCTTCGCCATCATGTCCCATGAGCTCAAGCACCCGCTGAACCTGATCCAGCTCAACGCCGAGATCCTCCGGCGCCTGCCGGTGGTGAAGAACGCCACCGCCGCCAGCAAGGCGGTCGGCACCATCTGCGAGGCCGTGGCCAGCCAGGCACGGATCATCGACGACTTGCTCGATGTGGCGCGCATCCGTACCGGCAAGCTCAAGCTCAAGACCGAGCCCGTAGACCTGTGCGCGATCCTACGCGACATCCACGCCGTGGTGCGCAGCGAGCAGCACCCGTGCGATGTGGTACTGGAGCTGTCTGCTGACAGCCAGCCGCTGTACATCGAGGGCGATATCACCCGCCTGGAACAGATCATCTGGAACCTGCTCAACAATGCACTGAAGTTCAGCCCCGCCGGCAGCCAGATTCGCCTGGTGCTGGGCCGCCAGGGCGAACAGGCCCTGCTGCACGTGATCGACCAGGGCGTGGGCCTGAGCGAGGAAAGTCTGGAAAACATCTTCGACCTGTTCACCCAGGCCGCCCCGCAACTGGCCAGCCACAGCCGTGAAGGGCTGGGGATCGGGCTGTCGCTGGTGCGCCAACTGGTCCAGGCCCATGGCGGTACTGTCCAGGCCAGCTCGCCTGGGCTCGGCAAGGGCTGCACCTTCATCGTTCGCCTGCCGCTGTGCGACCCCTGCCAGCAGTTGCAACGCGACGCCGGCGACCAGGGCAGCGAGGGGCGGCTCGACGGCATCCGCGTGCTGCTGGTCGATGACGCTCCCGACGTGCTGGAGATCATGCAGCAGTTGCTGGAAATGGAAGGTGCCCTGGTGCACGCTTTCAGCGACCCGCAAGCAGCCCTGCAGGCCGCCGCGGGCAGCGAGTACGACATCATCCTCTCGGATATCGGCATGCCGGTCATGGACGGCCATGCCTTGATCAAGGCGCTGCGGGAAAGCCCACACCTGAGCACCATCCCCGCCATCGCCCTGACCGGCTACGGTGCCAGTGCCGACCAGTACAGGTCACGGCAATCGGGCTTCGATCGCCATTTGAACAAACCCGTCGCCTACGATGAACTGGTCGAGGCCATCGAGGCATTGAGCGGCTCCCAGCCCTACTGACCGCTCATCCGGGTCTTGGCGCATCCGACTCAACCTCCAGGCGCTTTTCCGGGCCAAATCCAGCAGGACCACTGGATTTTGCCTGGAGCCTGCATGAAGTCCGTCAAGCACCGCGCCACCGTGATCTGTCGCCACGGCAGGAAGACCCGCAAATGGCTGTGGGTGAGAAAACCCAAGGCACCATGGACCCTGCCGGGCGGCAAGATCGAGCCCGGCGAGACGCCAGCCCAGGCTGCCGAGCGTGAGTTGCTCGAGGAAACCGGGCTCAAGGCCCAGGACCTGACCTTCCTGATGCGCTACGAATCGCCCCAGCGCGTGCATTACGTGTTCGAGGCCCTATTCACCGATGAGCCCCAGCCCGCCGCCAGTCACGAGATCGCCGACTGCTGTTTCGAACACCTCGACCGGGTGCCGACGATCAAGAATGAGATCAAGTTGCTGATCCAGTCGTTGCTCGCCTGCGACCAGACCCTGGCCGCGTCGGTGCGGTGACTTTTTGGGAGGTGCTATGGTGCTAGACAAGCTCAAAGTGCCTTCGGTTGGTTTAATACTCTTCAACCGTGCACGCTCCGCTTGCTTGGTGGGAGATCACCCAGCCCTTTGGGCTGCGCTGTCGCGCAGAGAACAAGCGGCCGATGCTGCCCCTGTGGGAGATTCTATGGTTGTGGGCAAGCATTTTTAGCTGTTCTGGTGACGTATTCGCCCTGACTCTTCAATAGGGCGAATGCGACTCTGGCGAGCTTCCTGGCCAAGATCACCAGGGCCTCGGTAGTAGCCTTACCTTTGCTCCTGTGGTGTGCATACACCTCTTTCCAGGCCACTGATCGACTAGCCGACATTGCCGCATTGTGCAGAAGGCGTCGTATCTCAGAGCAGCCCCGCTTGGTGAGCCGCCGACGGCCGGTTTTTTGCCCGGAGTCAGAGATTTGCAAGTCCATGCCCAAGAAAGCGATGAATGAATCACCATTCTTGAAGTCCCCCCGGATAAACGCTGTCACCAACCCCACAGCGGTCAAAAATCCGATGCCTTCTATCTTTTGGCAGCGGGCGACCTGCTCGCTTAATCCGGCTTCGCGCACCAACTCCTTGAGCTTTTTCTGAAGCAGTACATCGAGTTTCTCCATGTTCTTGGCAAAGGATTTGAACACGGTCTCAAGGCTTCTTTCATTGGACCAGCTTTGCATCAAGGCGGTGCGTGCCGAGACCAGCGAGGCGCGGCGACGCAGAAGGCTCTGGAGCTTGCCGTAGACGGCTGGAGGTGGGCTCCAGGGACGTAGTCCACTGCCTTCGCGGGAAAGATAGCGAGAGAGTAGATAAGCGTCAGAGGCGTCCGTCTTCACCCGACCACCGACGCTCTTTCGATAGTTACTGAGCTGGAAGCCATCGACCACGTAGACTGCAAAGCCTTTTTCATAAGCCATCTCCACCAGGTCGAGATGGTAGGTATTCGTTGCTTCGACGCAGATAGCGGTATTGGCGGGTTGTTGTCCCAGCCATTTTTTGATTTCGGGTTTGGTATTTTTCAGCGAGGACTGTTCATCACGGTCTTCGAAATGGACAACCAATTCGACTTTGGCCACAT contains:
- a CDS encoding NUDIX hydrolase, encoding MKSVKHRATVICRHGRKTRKWLWVRKPKAPWTLPGGKIEPGETPAQAAERELLEETGLKAQDLTFLMRYESPQRVHYVFEALFTDEPQPAASHEIADCCFEHLDRVPTIKNEIKLLIQSLLACDQTLAASVR
- a CDS encoding IS110 family transposase, which produces MAMQVSQFIIGVDVAKVELVVHFEDRDEQSSLKNTKPEIKKWLGQQPANTAICVEATNTYHLDLVEMAYEKGFAVYVVDGFQLSNYRKSVGGRVKTDASDAYLLSRYLSREGSGLRPWSPPPAVYGKLQSLLRRRASLVSARTALMQSWSNERSLETVFKSFAKNMEKLDVLLQKKLKELVREAGLSEQVARCQKIEGIGFLTAVGLVTAFIRGDFKNGDSFIAFLGMDLQISDSGQKTGRRRLTKRGCSEIRRLLHNAAMSASRSVAWKEVYAHHRSKGKATTEALVILARKLARVAFALLKSQGEYVTRTAKNACPQP